The Leishmania major strain Friedlin complete genome, chromosome 23 genome has a segment encoding these proteins:
- a CDS encoding putative DNA polymerase zeta catalytic subunit, whose product MHMQVVSIEHSLERPHAALGDAALSPIFHRVSARCPVLHLFGYVHIPLDLTPTTAGASALVASTEPCNASSSVPENELDGDAEIMAAATPHSFAHGSSGGGILRLSRATPLVGRLSGTPAPVQQEDASPSPKRVTYALDADGHRNNAAAAGAVARHCDAPSSSFPPPCSNLCLATSAIGSDGDPLILTGGSLGSSAAWRGGYTQRRACLHVHGVYPSLLLPQYDRNVSADQLAAQLEAVALRVLARQGTFVPTQQLVHNVHIVHRFNVYGYRPHAHAFYEVELIDPDLLPRVVDVLQNSTEVGGRRWQLYDAHYRYHTQFMVRWRVSGIAPFPLPAGRCHVRLPTAPELSENLPVLSASLEGVGRLQAHQHSRGSESDAAKRELKDKDEEEHRQAAASFAQQSQLLFRQRWRPDELGRATTAEVELDVAGADLLDHSSAMEEEEAKGAAAAAQGPRKTVKAGDNLSYTRRIIRHYFSEHGVSDTLRVADTIAMERHQQECAHVAAAESKGQQGRYGHVMQIQRGDPTVRWLRHRMLEYLKERTEANAAVAAALAAPSAVRKTEDGGEVSTAMCLASADAATASALPLPSATHLVESAAKLQDQRAIRQQLLAAYRQPGGATSRASRHGHRCGATDAMTTRAYSDGHVAVPLSLAHVADQESAIAGGEALYVGFSSESLQLSVPQSQSQPQPQQPAAAPENAAGQPIPSSSAYQPFFDELSATAYADVAAAPTQDLFTALAQPSAPSLPSQGAGLTTSVAAAVITTPRRSSVSSKKASEADSRNMRPMLETTRELASNADVTSACAAFDSITAAAPSSAVSSSSSWSSWSSALSSSSTASFSSGRTSPDHGNSCMEGREGVGPSFFCSSAAQPRERAQGEPCLAALDAAALVRETPTQRLTQSSVGRSPRISEGRGDDFAFDALDRIGDEAIRPSVGASQNDGSLPRLRRDTSRATLDELVGAEKDHTPEDGRCCAGIAAAASPTTAPPTRLLTRHGLAEGDCVAFVHVRDVASSLRHGEVLAVARVAVLTTETTELQWLLRLSETHLAAEEQALVRRGSWLRAQLPTAAATAAASTAPSMRDYHSHFAGTACDVQLGEVVLSNVYDSVLTSVLEGDTQAAAPSAPTQQLPAGDLAVSAAHTLDMGEIDLRVCETNPEEGSVSWQPRRHRPSDDAAAEVQVWRVHCFTDVAAYHSFAGPPDGRHRPHAGHPSCSSPPLLRVLCRYAYHVDARVLTSVCPAVFTPDVRKFAVDGRSLPSSQRVSSRGGQQLESGERGADAAAAHRLWRAGASSSRVLFTQPQPLLPLGDPRAHSRAAAASLTSPPAPSSPPVEAPATLAKAPWLEASEDGCEDALLFPSSSASTGSSRGGGRDASKRRDEVAAACAAHAAPLGLTLMPDTTLPQSSCEASAGLPSPSAAVQPPQDAADAAPPPAGKCLWRVSLMRTPPPDFAVGRMRVLRGVQAVRHFAKHAFVSQGQARLRRRGASCTADGNRGAAADAAAVGAIEEADTAPQLRFSKETADADGDGNGEPAIGATVSDGSRVNAARSGDTLAAAGERRATEIVVLSAASSCAHSSSAAPMASLMVSSLTPPRSSSSSVDPVREVTASQRAFLDLLQAGRHLDEGGARMVLLQRRGQLGCMVDGMRRCCAVSASGREGLLLSRGSGGGSSGDWRVCVSAVAWPWTAATGVTSSDGALLPCRYEAVASFPAPSVSIAGASRGGRVAPAAARATPTRRGAKQSLPLSVVSRRKSTSHAPGLSLSATQQPQHHLQCTLRVLYIEVLLHHLLGEAPASASEVLAVGLGQATTATNSTIAVRVFCVAAPLRCSAARAATHPSAAGRPPPLVGLTEAVQVVTMPDEAALLARVRGEILAYDPDILISWDGIKYGLGYLALRYRAVLQRNLASDLSRVLQHHGYQRTNANCGLHSAAAASASGGDAGVDSGAAERAFPSVAEEGPTKSGRGGAEAGELAAARYRSRSLASHAAAPFTVRHGSSGGGGEPLPSQESVQSATAMAARSSVLSSAASSASWTAPLRDLDEGDDGVDGGGTDDVGTKGGACGRRGGALAGQTVEYREGGTMRWAHTGLQRNGQSPLLARPRAAVDLRAAASASALPAPAAAAADHYAKRFGTNMHVVGRICTSLGRDLRKEIKMPSYSLSMVHVQLLGQPLPYFTDSYLSELFLTPQCADALGGGERHTALRYLASRVAAPHRIACKLRWFTRLLEFSRMYGILTKEVITRGSQFRVEATLLHFAHPLRYAMLSPSLSQVHRQPRIECIPLVMQPKSGLYRHDPVVVLDFRSLYPSLIIAYNLCYSTCLGIVQPHSHGRLGVLPRFRQSNAALAELLPDDGTQHDGVVFSPNGAMFVPPSTRVGLLPQMVQAVLDTRFEVQAALKHIAVPSGDITMQQRLQEQQLALKMLANVTYGYTAASYTGRMPCVDLAEAIVSLGRQTLERTIELIHNTPAWRAEVVYGDTDSLFVRLAGRTKADAFRIGQEMADAVTRSSPAPIRLQFEKVLLPCLLLVKKRYAGYMWSSPTQEAPTFLAKGIEVVRRDQCPATAQLTDRLLRLLLDDASATVLRQSYYAAVERLQSGAANPLQCIFRRAVKLGRYKDADDTHLPLAARLAFQQMEKDATQTPCWGERLPYVVVRSTTATNKLTDKVLHPERLLQVHDTHSLDATYYIVRHVNRTLDRMFYLVGISFGRWYQAMPRRRTAHAALLNLPTFMAAQQRQQQQLQGVVPPDARGAVPPLFSFDTVSAPLSPRSRQMRLGQLASLMEGLRHHHSSSGVLSALSGGAASAAATTAATAEEISDDEDPSDEAAQPKEVADLTRPSTQEVIDVDQFATQRSNCPSSSLTDAAPPRRDRFLKPDLAASRSGRRKRWRTVTLESFYPRTLCVVCEEEAVSLNDISRQQAVLMRVGVVGCGAAASSRRCTTVAYPLPSTAPAAPLPLPHRLPPICTRCWSDPLSLHLRVQQQCRSMNRQMNALQGLCARCISGGGDAGDAAADDYRLAVADMEDMDAFCMSSTLTRHRNCPGHAYDGVDGSVPRHVLAAVELSAEGVPRGCVSVDCAVGFQKKWVTTQRTQWQALQAFLNKVL is encoded by the coding sequence ATGCACATGCAGGTAGTCTCGATCGAGCACTCGCTGGAGCGACCGCATGCGGCTTTGGGTGACGCAGCGCTGTCACCGATTTTCCATCGTGTGTCGGCGCGCTGTCCAGTGCTGCACCTCTTCGGCTACGTACACATCCCTTTGGATCTCACCCCCACCACGGCCGGCGCCTCAGCACTCGTCGCGTCAACGGAGCCCTGCaacgcgagcagcagcgttcCAGAGAACGAACTCGACGGTGACGCGGAAATCATGGCTGCAGCGACCCCACATTCTTTCGCTCACGGAAGCAGCGGGGGTGGTATTCTGCGTCTCAGCCGAGCCACTCCACTCGTCGGCCGACTCAGCGGCACCccggcgccggtgcagcaggaggatgcctcgccctcgccgaaGAGGGTCACGTACGCTTTAGATGCTGATGGGCACCGCAAcaacgctgcggcggccggcgcggTAGCACGGCACTGCGATGCGCCATCCTCATCTTTTCCACCTCCTTGTAGTAATCTCTGCCTGGCTACGAGTGccatcggcagcgacggcgacccACTAATCTTAACAGGCGGGAGTCTTGGTAGCTCAGCCGCCTGGCGTGGCGGCTACACGCAACGCCGCGCCTGCCTTCATGTGCATGGAGTGTAcccatcgctgctgctcccccAGTACGACCGCAACGTCTCTGCTGAtcagctggcggcgcagctcgaggccgtggcgctgcgcgttCTTGCGCGACAGGGCACGTTCGTGCCGACCCAACAGCTGGTGCACAACGTCCACATTGTTCACCGCTTCAACGTGTACGGCTACCGgccccacgcgcacgccttTTACGAGGTGGAGCTTATCGACCCCGACTTGCTGCCAAGGGTGGTGGATGTGCTGCAGAACTCGACggaggtgggtgggcggcggtggcagctgtACGATGCGCACTATCGGTATCATACACAGTTCATGGTGCGGTGGCGCGTGAGTGGCATCGCGCCGTTTCCCCTGCCAGCTGGACGGTGCCATGTGCGTCTGCCGACCGCTCCCGAGCTCTCGGAGAACTTGCCTGTCCTCTCGGCGTCGCTTGAAGGGGTGGGTAGGCTgcaggcgcaccagcacaGCCGCGGTAGCGAAAGCGACGCCGCGAAACGAGAGCTGAAGGAtaaggacgaggaggagcacagGCAAGCAGCCGCCAGCTTTGCGCAGCAGTCTCAGCTTCTCTTtcgccagcggtggcgaccTGATGAGCTGGGTCGCGCCACCACGGCAGAGGTGGAGCTGGACGTCGCTGGTGCCGATCTGCTCGACCACTCCTCCGcaatggaggaggaggaggctaagggtgccgcagcagcggcgcaggggCCACGAAAAACCGTGAAGGCCGGCGACAACCTCAGTTACACACGCCGCATCATACGACACTACTTCAGCGAGCATGGGGTGTCCGATACTTTGCGCGTTGCGGACACCATCGCGATGGAGCGCCATCAGCAGGAGTGTGCGCATGTTGCGGCGGCCGAGTCGAAGGGGCAGCAGGGGCGCTACGGCCACGTGATGCAGATCCAACGCGGCGATCCGACGGTGCGGTGGCTGCGACACCGCATGCTAGAGTACTTGAAGGAGCGGACGGAGGCCAATGCAgcggtcgctgcggcgcttgcCGCTCCTTCTGCGGTTCGCAAGACAgaagacggcggcgaagTGTCTACTGCCATGTGTCTCGCCAGCGCAGACGCTGCCACGGcttcggcgctgccgctcccgtCCGCCACTCATCTTGTTGAAAGCGCTGCAAAGTTGCAAGATCAGCGCGCCAttcgccagcagctccttgcCGCGTACCGCCAGCCTGGCGGCGCTACTTCAAGGGCAAGTCGGCACGGCCACCGGTGCGGGGCCACAGACGCGATGACCACTCGCGCGTACTCAGACGGCCACGTTGCCGTGCCGTTGTCGCTCGCACACGTCGCCGACCAGGAATCCGCCATCGCTGGCGGGGAGGCGCTGTACGTTGGCTTTAGCTCAGAGAGTCTGCAGCTTTCTGTGCCACAGAGTCAGTcccagccgcagccgcagcagccagcagcagcgccggagAATGCTGCGGGGCAGCCGATCCCTTCTTCATCCGCATACCAGCCCTTCTTTGACGAGCTCTCGGCCACGGCCTACGCCGATGTCGCGGCTGCGCCCACGCAGGACTTGTTCACGGCGCTGGCACAGCCAAGcgcgccctcgctgccgtcccAGGGAGCTGGACTCACCACCTCcgttgcagcagcggtcATTACAACACCGCGACGCAGTTCAGTGAGCAGCAAGAAAGCAAGTGAGGCGGACTCCAGAAACATGCGACCGATGCTGGAGACAACTCGTGAGCTGGCGAGCAACGCGGATGTGACCTCGGCGTGCGCAGCTTTCGACTCGATaaccgccgcggcaccgtcgagtgcggtctcctcctcgtcgtcgtggtcTTCATGGTCGTCTgcgttgtcgtcgtcctcTACGGCGTCCTTCTCCAGTGGCAGGACTTCCCCAGATCACGGCAACAGCTGTATGGAGGGCCGCGAAGGCGTTGGCCCGTCCTTTTTCTGCTCTTCAGCGGCACAGCCACGTGAGAGAGCCCAGGGGGAGCCGTGTCTCGCTGCATTGGACGCCGCAGCACTCGTGCGTGAGACGCCCACGCAGCGACTGACGCAGTCGTCTGTCGGGCGTTCTCCGAGGATCAGTGAAGGGCGAGGTGATGACTTCGCGTTCGACGCTCTGGACAGGATCGGTGATGAGGCGATCAGGCCATCGGTCGGTGCCTCGCAAAACGATGGCTCACTTCCGCGACTGAGGAGAGACACCAGCAGGGCGACATTGGACGAGCTGGTGGGTGCGGAAAAGGACCACACTCCAGAGGATGGACGTTGTTGCGCTGGCATCGCTGCGGCCGCATCACCGACCACTGCGccgcccacccgcctccTCACGCGTCATGGTTTGGCGGAGGGGGACTGCGTCGCGTTCGTCCACGTCCGCGACGTCGCGTCTTCTTTGCGTCACGGCGAGGTCCTGGCCGTGGCCCGTGTGGCGGTGTTGACGACGGAGACGACAGAGCTacagtggctgctgcgcttgaGCGAGACGCACCTCGCTGCAGAGGAGCAAGCGTTGGTGCGCCGTGGCTCATGGCTGCGCGCTCAACTaccgaccgccgccgctactgCTGCCGCTAGCACGGCGCCCTCGATGAGAGACTACCACAGCCACTTTGCTGGAACTGCATGCGATGTGCAGCTGGGGGAAGTGGTGCTCAGCAACGTGTACGATAGCGTTCTCACCtcggtgctggagggcgaCACACAGGCGGCTGCACCGTCCGCACCCACGCAGCAGCTTCCTGCGGGAGACCTTGCCGTGTCTGCGGCGCATACTCTGGATATGGGGGAGATCGATTTAAGGGTGTGTGAGACAAATCCTGAAGAGGGTAGCGTGTCGTGGCAACCGAGACGCCATCGACCTTCAGATGACGCGGCTGCTGAGGTGCAAGTCTGGAGGGTTCACTGTTTCACTGATGTGGCAGCGTATCACAGCTTCGCAGGACCACCTGATGGCCGGCATCGGCCCCACGCCGGACACcccagctgcagctcgcctcctctgctgcgAGTTCTTTGTCGTTACGCGTATCATGTCGATGCCCGGGTGCTGACTAGCGTCTGCCCAGCTGTCTTCACGCCAGACGTGCGTAAGTTCGCCGTTGATGGCCGTTCTCTACCTTCCTCACAGCGCGTCTCGTCGCGTGGTGGCCAACAACTGGAgagcggcgagagaggggctgatgccgccgcggcgcaccgcttGTGGCGCGCAGGCGCCTCATCATCTCGCGTGCTCTTCACTCAGCCTcagcctctgctgccttTGGGCGACCCACGTGCGCACtcgagggcagcggcggcgtcactCACATCCCCACCGgcgccctcttccccgccCGTGGAGGCACCCGCCACGCTGGCCAAGGCGCCGTGGCTAGAGGCGAGTGAGGACGGATGCGAGGACGCGTTGCTGTTCCCCAGCAGCTCTGCTTCCACTGGCAGCAGtcgaggcggaggcagagATGCGTCTAAACGGCgggacgaggtggcggcggcttgcgctgcgcacgccgccCCACTGGGCCTCACGCTGATGCCCGACACGACACTTCCGCAGAGCTCCTGCGAGGCTTCCGCTGGGCTTCCCTCACCTTCAGCTGCGGTGCAACCACCACaagacgccgccgacgcggcgccgccgcctgccggTAAGTGCCTCTGGCGGGTCTCGTTAATgcgaacgccgccgccagacTTCGCTGTCGGCCGTATGCGCGTCCTGCGCGGTGTGCAGGCGGTACGCCACTTCGCTAAACACGCATTCGTGTCGCAGGGGCaagcgcggctgcgccggcgtggcgCCAGCTGCACAGCTGATGGTaaccgcggcgccgcagcagacgctgcggcggtcggtgccatcgaggaggcggataccgctccgcagctgcggtTTTCCAAGGAGACGGCGGACGCTGACGGAGACGGGAACGGGGAGCCGGCGATCGGTGCAACGGTGAGCGATGGTTCGAGGGTGAATGCGGCGCGCAGCGGAGATACTCTAGCGGCggcaggggagagaagagcgacagAGATCGTGGTGCTGTCGGCAGCCTCATCCtgcgcgcacagcagctctGCGGCACCGATGGCATCGCTCATGGTATCCTCTCTTACGCCCCCACggtcgtcctcgtcatcggtGGACCCTGTGCGCGAGGTGACGGCTTCGCAGCGCGCCTTCCTCGACCTTCTGCAGGCAGGGAGGCACCTTGATGAGGGAGGTGCGCGCATGGtgttgctgcagcgtcgaGGCCAGCTGGGCTGCATGGTGGATGGTAtgcgacgctgctgtgcggTGTCCGCCTCTGGACGCGAGGGCCTGCTCCTCTCGCGAGGAAGCGGTGGTGGTAGCAGTGGCGACTGGCGGGTGTGCGTCTCTGCTGTCGCGTGGCCGTGGACCGCAGCGACGGGGGTAACGTCGAGTGAtggagcgctgctgccgtgtcggtatgaggcggtggcgtcgttCCCCGCCCCTTCGGTTAGCATTGCCGGGGCCTCGCGGGGCGGGAGGGTGGCGCCGGctgccgcacgcgcgacGCCCACACGCCGTGGCGCCAAGCAGagcctccctctctccgtgGTGAGCAGGCGAAAGTCTACTAGCCACGCCCCcggtctttctctctccgccacacagcagccgcagcaccacctgcAGTGTACCCTGCGCGTGCTCTACATTGAGGTGCTGCTTCACCATCTGCTGGGGGAAGCGCCTGCGTCGGCGAGTgaggtgctggcggtgggACTGGGACAGGCCACTACAGCCACCAACAGCACCATCGCCGTTCGCGTGTTCTGCGTGGCTGCTCCACTACGCTGCTCAGCTGCccgcgcagcgacgcacccGTCCGCTGCTGGGCGTCCGCCGCCCCTCGTGGGACTGACtgaggcggtgcaggtggtgACGATGCCGGATGAGGCGGCGctcctcgcgcgcgtgcgtggcgaGATCCTCGCGTACGACCCCGACATCTTGATTTCGTGGGATGGCATCAAGTACGGGCTTGGGTACTTGGCACTACGTTACCGGGCGGTGCTTCAGCGAAACCTGGCCTCTGACTTGtcacgcgtgctgcagcatcaCGGGTATCAGCGGACCAATGCAAATTGCGGGTTGCActctgcagccgccgcgtcaGCGTCGGGTGGGGATGCTGGCGtcgacagcggtgcggcTGAGCGCGCGTTCCCTTCAGTGGCAGAGGAAGGGCCGACAAAGAGCGGACGCGGGGGCGCAGAGGCTGGCGAGCTCGCCGCAGCAAGGTATCGCTCGCGGTCACTCGCCTCTCATGCGGCCGCTCCCTTCACCGTTCgtcacggcagcagcggcggtggcggcgagccTCTGCCTTCTCAAGAATCCGTCCAGAGTGCCACCGCCATGGCTGCGCGCTCTTCGGTATTGTCTAGCGCTGCTTCTTCTGCATCCTGGACCGCCCCGCTGAGGGACTTGGATGAAGGCGACGATGGCGtggatggcggcggcacagaTGATGTGGGCACCAAGGGTGGCGCGTGTggccgcagaggcggtgcctTAGCTGGGCAGACCGTTGAGtacagagaggggggcacAATGCGCTGGGCGCACACGGGATTGCAGCGGAATGGGCAGTCGCCGCTACTGGCACGGCCTCGTGCAGCTGTCGAcctccgcgccgcggcgtccgcgtcggcgttgcccgcgccagcggcggcggcggctgacCATTACGCGAAGCGGTTTGGCACCAACATGCACGTGGTAGGGCGCATCTGCACGAGCCTCGGCAGAGACCTGCGTAAGGAGATAAAGATGCCCAGCTACTCCCTCTCAATGGTGCACGTTCAGCTGCTGGGGCAACCACTACCGTACTTCACCGACAGCTATCTTTCCGAGCTCTTCCTGACGCCGCAGTGCGCCGATGCACtcggcggaggcgagcggCACACGGCTCTGCGCTACCTCGCCTCACGCGTTGCCGCACCACACCGAATCGCGTGCAAGCTACGCTGGTTCACGCGGCTGCTGGAGTTCTCGCGGATGTACGGCATCCTAACCAAGGAGGTCATCACCCGCGGCAGCCAGTTCCGCGTGGAGGCGACCCTTCTCCACTTTGCCCATCCTCTCAGGTACGCGATGCTGTCACCATCGCTGAGCCAGGTGCACCGACAACCCCGCATCGAGTGCATCCCGCTGGTGATGCAGCCCAAGTCGGGCCTGTACCGCCATGACCCTGTGGTGGTGCTAGACTTCCGTAGCTTGTACCCGAGCCTCATCATCGCCTACAACCTCTGCTACTCCACGTGCCTTGGCATAGTCCAGCCACACTCGCACGGACGACTTggggtgctgccgcggtTCAGACAAAGtaacgccgcgctggcggagTTGCTACCCGACGACGGCACCCAgcacgacggcgtcgtcttCAGCCCCAACGGTGCCATGTTCGTCCCTCCCAGCACACGAGTCGGCTTGCTGCCGCAGATGGTGCAGGCCGTGCTGGACACGCGGTTCGAGGTGCAAGCGGCGCTGAAGCATATTGCCGTGCCATCAGGGGACATTacgatgcagcagcgcctgcaggagcagcagctggctctCAAGATGCTGGCGAACGTGACGTACGGGTACACGGCAGCGTCGTACACGGGCCGCATGCCGTGCGTCGACCTGGCCGAGGCGATCGTGTCCCTGGGTCGGCAGACGCTTGAGCGCACCATTGAACTCATACACAACACTCCTGCGTGGCGGGCCGAGGTGGTCTACGGCGATACGGACAGCTTGTTCGTGCGGCTTGCTGGCCGCACCAAGGCGGACGCCTTTCGCATTGGCCAGGAGATGGCCGACGCGGTCACACGGTCGAGCCCGGCGCCGATACGACTGCAGTTTgagaaggtgctgctgccgtgcttACTGCTCGTGAAGAAGAGGTACGCCGGGTACATGTGGAGCTCACCGACGCAGGAGGCTCCAACGTTCTTGGCGAAAGGGATTGAGGTGGTGCGACGCGACCAGTGCCCTGCCACGGCGCAGCTCACAGACCGACTCCTGCGGCTGCTTTTGGACGACGCCAGTGCGACAGTGCTGCGGCAGTCGTACTatgcggcggtggagcggctcCAGTCTGGGGCTGCCAACCCGCTCCAGTGCATCTTCCGCCGTGCGGTGAAGTTGGGTCGGTACAAGGACGCAGATGATACACACCTGCCGCTGGCAGCCCGCCTGGCTTTTCAGCAGATGGAGAAGGACGCCACACAGACGCCGTGCTGGGGAGAGCGACTGCCGTATGTGGTGGTGCGATCCACCACTGCAACCAACAAGCTCACGGACAAGGTGCTTCACCCggagcgcctcctccaggtACACGACACCCACAGCTTGGACGCGACCTACTACATCGTGCGCCACGTAAACAGAACGCTTGATCGCATGTTCTACCTCGTGGGCATCAGCTTTGGGCGGTGGTATCAAGCaatgccgcggcggcgcacggcgcacgcggcgctgctaAACTTGCCGACCTTCATggcagcacagcagcggcagcagcagcagttgcaGGGCGTGGTGCCACCTGatgcgcgcggtgctgtcCCTCCTCTATTTTCCTTCGATACCGTGAGCGCCCCTCTAAGTCCGCGAAGCCGGCAGATGCGCTTGGGGCAGTTAGCATCATTGATGGAGGGGCtacgccaccaccacagcagctCAGGCGTGCTGTCTGCTCttagcggcggcgctgcttccgccgcggcgacaacggcggcaacagcggaAGAGATCAGCGACGATGAGGATCCGAgtgacgaggcggcgcagccaaAAGAGGTGGCGGACCTCACCCGCCCCTCCACACAAGAGGTGATCGATGTAGACCAGTTCGCGACGCAACGCAGCAATTGCCCGTCGTCATCCTTGAcggacgcagcgccgccacggcgcgACCGCTTTCTGAAGCCTGACCTGGCTGCATCTCGCTCTGGGCGGCGGAAGCGGTGGCGCACCGTGACCCTGGAAAGTTTCTACCCGCGCACACTCTGTGTGGTCTGCGAAGAAGAGGCTGTCAGCCTGAACGACATCTCTCGACAGCAGGCCGTGCTGATGCGTGTCGGGGTGGTgggatgcggcgcagcagcaagcagcaGGCGTTGCACCACAGTCGCCTACCCTCTCCCCTCtacagcaccagcggcaccgcttCCTCTTCCCCACCGCCTCCCGCCCATCTGCACGCGATGCTGGAGCGacccgctgtcgctgcacctccgcgtacagcagcagtgccgctcTATGAACCGTCAGATGAACGCGTTGCAGGGGctctgtgcgcgctgcatcagcggcggcggcgatgccggcgatgccgcggcggacGATTACAGGCTGGCCGTAGCAGACATGGAAGACATGGACGCCTTCTGCATGTCGTCTACCTTGACGCGGCACCGTAACTGTCCAGGGCATGCTTACGATGGCGTGGATGGTAGTGTGCCACGCCACGTGCTGGCCGCGGTGGAGCTGTCCGCCGAGGGTGTGCCGCGCGGGTGCGTGTCGGTCGACTGCGCCGTTGGATTTCAGAAGAAGTGGGTGACGACACAGCGGACGCAGTGGCAGGCCTTGCAGGCGTTCCTGAACAAGGTTTTGTGA